The genomic stretch TCATGAAGTGCAGATACGATGGACATGGAGGTATCCATTAACGCCCCCAGAGCAGCCAAAAGTAAACCGCTTATCAGCAGACCGCTGATCTGAAGGGGTGAATCAGAAGCTCGTATGACCATTTCTTCCGCTTCTGACATATTAAATCCGTTTATTGGTGTCATAAGAGTTACCAGCCAGGCAAAGACTCCGGCTGCTATTACCCCACCAACACAGCCTAAGAATGCACACAGCGTCTTCTTCGTAAAGCCTGTCAGCATCAGCAAGGCTCCGGCACTGGTATAGGCGGCAATTATTATTGTTGCCATAACCGGAGGCACACCTTTTAGAACCAGAGGAATCAATATATACCACAGATTAATCAAAGTAAACAACAAGCCGAACAAAGCCCTTGCTCCCTGCTTACCGCCTACCAGTACCATGAGCAGGGCAAAGGCAAGGAGTGCTATAATAAGAACACTGCTTCTGTCATAGTTGGGTATCGATAAGACATACAATTCTCCCGCATCATTAAAGTCCAGACGGACAATGACACGTGTTCCAAGCTTGGCATCCACATTAAAGTAGGCATTTACATAGTTAACAGCTTCCAGTACCTTTCCTTTATACTTACCGGTAAGAACAGTTACCTCCAGATTCTGTTCACCTATACGCCTGCCTTCCGTCCAGCTGTCTGGTGCTGCGTTGTCACTTAAGATATCCGTAACCTTTGCGACAGCAAATATTCTTTTTTGCGCAGAGGACAGTACCTCGTCCGGATCCGGTTGATTTAACAGGATTGCTGTACCGATAAATAGTAACAGCATTACCACTGCAGTTATAATCTTTATCCTCAGGTTCTTTCTCATATTAACCCCTTTCAATCTCTATACAGCCAAGGAAAGGGGCTGCACTTAAAGTACAGCACCCCGCCTTCAAAAAATAAAGATTTAATCTCTAATTGTAATTTCTTTATAGCCAGCGATGAAAAGAGCTTATATGGCTTAAAGTGAAAATGTAAAAATTTCAATATTTCAATATTTTGCATTATTTTACTGTAATGTTTTTGGTAAAGCTCTTCTTCTGTCCATTCTCTAAGGTAACAGTAACTGTAACCTTGACAGTTCCTTTCTTCCTGGCAGTAATGACACCGTTTCCGGATACAGCAGCAATATCTTTGTTACTTACCTTATAGGTTATCTTCGCTTCTTCCTGTCCCAGTGGATCACCGTATACAAAAGCAGTAACCTTGCTCAATTCCTTTGGAAGTGTTACTTTAATATTCAGTTTGTTTCCTTTGGTAACGGAAGTCTTTACCGTTATAGTAACTCTGTCAACCAACTTAACGGCGTCCTTAACCGGCTCTGTGCAGATAATATAATCTCCGCCGCTTAGCGAGGATAATTTAAGTGTACCATTATTTGCAATGGTCTTTGGATTATTCGGTATTTCTTCCAATAAGCCCGTTTGGGAGTTCTTGTAGTAAATATATACCTTATTACCTGCTTTTACGGAAATAATATCTTCAACGGCTACCGTAACAATCATACCGGCTGCTAAGTTACCTTCTGTTCCTATGGATAAGATTCCAGCTGACTTTGCGGCTGCTTTTGTACTTTTCACCACTCTGACAGACAAATTTAACTCCTTCGATGCAGCTGTGACTTTTTTAAGCTCAGATGCCGGAATATGAACTGTGTAACTCTTTGCATCTGAATTTGCCACCTTGATGGTAAGAGCCTGACCAGACTCTCTTACAAATAATAAAGCTTCGGGACTTAATGCAATGGTGTTTACAGCCACATCTTTTACAACCGGAATTGATAATTCAATTGCTATACCTTTTGAAACTTTACCGTCTGCCGGGATATCCTTAAATACTTCTGTTCCCAAGGAAAGCTTTATATTCCCACTGCCGCTTTTTGCTGCTTCCTGCAGTGCTTTTTCGCTGGTTTCCAATTTAATGGCTGCTTTCCCCCCCGTTATCTTCGTAACTGGATTACCAAGTACAATCTTAGTCTCCTTCTCCGGTGAAGGGTTTATTGGGGTAGGGACAGCCGGTGTTGGTGTTACAGGGTCAGGTGTTGGCGTTGCAGGATCAGGTGTCGGTGTTATTACCGATTCTCTGGTACACACAATATCTGCCCGGTCTCTGATACGGATACGCGCCGGAAGGCCGTCGAATGTATTATCATAAGATGACAGTCCAACAGCAGTTATACGATTGCCAACTTCTAAATTATTAATTTCCTTCTCTGTTGTAATATAGCCATCAATGAAGATTCTTGCCGTATTTCCGGCATTATCCCTGACCAGGATTGTCTGGACGGCACCATTTGCAAGTTCAACTTTGGTTATCTTTCCGGTAAGCTTCACAAGACTTCCAAGGTAGGTTTGGTTATTTACCTGTTCAGCAGTTACAGCTTTTGGTTCCAGAGTCTGAACATTACTGTCTAACAAAGAGATACTGCTTACATTCAGCTGCCGCTCCCCATTGTAGGAGGAGGTTGTTCCGGTTATACGAACCTTCTGACCAACTTTATAGTCTCCTGATACCGGAAAAGCATTAATACCGGCAGTTCCATCCTGCAGATAAATACAGTCAAAGAAAGCGGTAGCTTTGTCAAAACCGGAAGCATTGGAGGTAACGATTCCTTCTACTGTAAATTTCACCCCTTCTTCTGCTTCCTTTTGAACCTCTGCAATGGGATCTATTTGTATCGGGTTAACAAATTGTATTAAATTCTCTAAAATCGTGTAATTTGAATAATTTAATTCTGCATTGGTATCCGAAACCGTAGCCTGGATTTCAAAATTACTCATAAAAGCTGCACCGTCTACGATTACCATTGACTGGCTTCCGTTTGAATGAGTGACCATTTCTGTTGCTAGCACCATCAAACGGTTATCCTCCTTTGCGTACTCATATTTCGGTATATTTCCGCCCAGGCTGTCATTATCACAATTCTTTGAATACGTAGTGCTATGCCCATACACAACCGGTGATATATTAGATGGTAATACAGAAGTTGGTATTCCCTCCTCATCTACCGCATAAATTGTAGCTCCGCCATATTGGCTGAACAGCTGAGAGTAAAGGTTATCATTGGGGTGTTCCTTATCATATACAATTCCTTTGGTCAAGGGATTTTCCCAGTTATAAGTGCTCAGATACAATCTGGCTTTATTTGCTTCGCTTCCACCTGCATTGAGTACATCATCATAAGCACCGTCATCACTAATACGAAGAGTTGCGCCGATTGCCGCAAGCAGCTTATTCTGCTGCGCAGCCATATGATCTTCTGCCGGGAAGGCCTTATAGTTCTCATAAAGGTCGGACCATCCACATAGTACCAGACTTCCACCGGCTTCGGAGAATCCTTTGATTGCAGCGATTTCTGCGTCTGAATATACTGCATAAGGTTCTCTTAATGAGGTTCCGTTACGACGGCTGGGTGCAGTGAGTATGATCATCTTAAATTTACCGTTGGTATTCTGAGCTGCTGAAATCAATTCCTCACTGGTATTTAAGATAACACATCTCACATCGCTTTGTGCCGCAAGGCGACTGAAGTTACCCATGGAATCCTTATAGTTTCCTGCTACATATTCATTGTAGTGACTTCCATCGATTCCTATATATACCAGCTTATCAGCATCTCTGATATCCAGACTAAGGTCTTTTGTAAAGGAATAGTCCTGATCACCCACCGTTAATACAGCTTCAACGGTCAAGGTCTGTACCTTTGCTTTTACAGGTGTAAACTCATAATTGACTGCCGTATTTGTTCCTTTAGCCACTGTACCTGCAGAGCTTAGCTGATCGATTACCGTTCCGTCCAATTTATAGGTCAGGGACTTGATAACAGCGTCGGAAGCTTCACTGTTAAACAATGTAGTCTTCACAGTCATTTTCTCGCCGGTAACCGGTGTATTTGTACTGCTTTCTACATTTGAGATGCCAAGCAGTTTCGTACTGCCCACCCAAACCGGTGCTGTTACGGCTATATCCCCATCCTTTTCTTTTACTCTGATGTAATAATAGCTGTAGTCCGGTTTCAGGGTTACATTTAATTCTTTGCTCATAGCATTAACATCCCAGGAATAAACCACTCTTCCGCTATTTGCAATTACTTCTGCTTTCTGAATCTCATCATCGGCATCGTTTAATATTACTTTTAAATTAAGACTTTCCGGTACTTCCTTTATGATACTTCCCATAAATTCATCGTTTACAGTATAGGTTATCTCAAGGTTCTTATCTTCCGTAGCATAAACCTTACGATCTTTTAAGGCATCATATATACCCTGTTCCGTGAAATTATCTGTTATGATAACGTCTCTTGCATCGTTTGCATTGCCCCATTTGCCTTTGTGGTTATCCTGGTTATTAGTAGGGGCTACATGCCAGCCTTTGTCCAGAGCCATGGTGTAGTAATTGTAAGAAGGAAAATATCCGCCGCTGCCAATAGCGCCTTCTCCGTTTCCTACTTCCACCAAAGTAATACGGGAATCAATTTCCGGATCCCAATAAGCAAAATCACTAAAGGTACCAAAGGTTGTGCCAGGATGGTTGAACTGGCTCACAGAAGCTGCTCCTTCCGGCTGGCTTAACAATGCGTAATACGCTTTCATACCCGCATCGTTGGTCTTATTGTTAAGGGTTGTGTTATTACGGCTTACAATACCCTCTGTGTTCCAGGTGTTGATATGTCCGGGTCCGCCTGACCAGGTCATTTCAAAGCCGCCAAGGGCAATAACTCCTCTGTTTTCTGCGGCAGCATTGAACTCAGCAATTTTACCCTTGTATTCATTCCACAGAGTCTGGCTGCCTGCCGTCATTAAGCTCTTGTTATACAGAGAAGCCTCTGTGTTAACTTCTGTTTTGGTATCAAAATAGTTGGAATGATCTGTGAAAGCGGTAAAATCAATATTGTCACTCTTGTTAAGCTTATTGATATAATTAAGAGCATCATTTAAAGTACCGGAGCCATCAGAATAGGTCGTATGACTATGTAGTTGTCCGAAGTACAGATTATATTTTGGTGTACCTACTGTAAAAGACCAGTCATAGGTTATTGCCTTTCCATCTGCACGAGTAATCACAACGGTGGCTGTATATCCCTTATCCGACAGGTCCACGATCGGTGTATAGGAAAAGCTTCCGTCAGCATAATTCATGGCAACCGTATCTAATACAATCGTACTTCCTGCCTTTAAGGTAAGCTTAGCTGTTGGAGCTGTTCCAATATTTACTGCTGTTACACTGATTACCGGTCTCTTTTCCTCACCGGTTTTTCCATTGCGTTCCGGTGTAACTTTTACGACCTGCGGCTCATCCGTCACTGAAATTGTTTTAATACTGCTGGCTGCTTCATTTCCTGCTTTGTCTTTCGCAGTTACAAATAAGGTAAAAGAAGATACCGCTTTAGTAAAGAGGCTTCCAGGGATTGTTGCTTCCCAGGTGGTGTTATCAGCCGTATTTTGTACCAGTGCTGCTTTATAGCTAGTTTCATTTATTGTGTAAGCCAGCTCTGCTTCTGCTACCGCAACGTTATCTGTAATCTTAACAGATACCTTGTAATCCTTTCCAAGTTCTGCATTCTCAAAGGCCGGCAGGGTTATTACAGGTGCTTTTGTGTCATTTTTAACTACATAATCAGCAGAAGCCCCAACACGCAGCTGATCGGTGGTAGTGTATTTGGATACACAGGCATAGAGGTCAACCTTTTCACCGGCTGCTACACCAACGGGGTAGGTTGCCGCCCGATAAATAGGCATACTGTTTCCGCTGTTATCTGTTACAGTTGTACTTCCGTTGCTGTTGTAGGTACCAAGAGTGATATCCCTGATAACTACCCATTCAGATATCAGGGTATCCTTAAGGGCTTTCAAGTCGCTGATAGAAGTAAATTCTTGTGCTTTGATCAGCTGTGTTTCTGCTGCTG from Anaerocolumna sp. AGMB13020 encodes the following:
- a CDS encoding YibE/F family protein, translated to MRKNLRIKIITAVVMLLLFIGTAILLNQPDPDEVLSSAQKRIFAVAKVTDILSDNAAPDSWTEGRRIGEQNLEVTVLTGKYKGKVLEAVNYVNAYFNVDAKLGTRVIVRLDFNDAGELYVLSIPNYDRSSVLIIALLAFALLMVLVGGKQGARALFGLLFTLINLWYILIPLVLKGVPPVMATIIIAAYTSAGALLMLTGFTKKTLCAFLGCVGGVIAAGVFAWLVTLMTPINGFNMSEAEEMVIRASDSPLQISGLLISGLLLAALGALMDTSMSIVSALHEVYEQNPTITKKQIFKSGMNIGRDAMGTMANTLILAFVGSAFNLMILFQIYEYPMIQILNSDMIVIEILQGIAGSVGIIATTPLVSALCAAVFKWSRKEEIEKSREVTEKDIHTFSEFLP
- a CDS encoding chitobiase/beta-hexosaminidase C-terminal domain-containing protein → MKVFAKRCLAVMLSIIMVFSVTPAQSYAAETAGTYVPVSSAAELTSGKYVIIVNTGYAMSTYDSGTKWIGATAISPVDGKVVNPDNTLVWNLTVSGNSVTFTDANGISIKPLGGNVNGIEPGDYNWDAEFINGTFSFKGTGADTVMLASNKNSENKFRAYKTGTAAGNAGYPSAFTLYKLDSSVPPVSVKAETPKASMAPGKIVSGSAISLTCGTPGSSIYYTTVSPSAIWINYAEPITINTDTTIFAQAKAAGYEDSDIAEFNYVPVENPGTDPTLYDPVPVIPEGAKSVLEGSQAAAGQVITVVGQLVYRFGNYDNTNTAILEDVIEGNIYALQVYDALTSYSIGDVVKLTGTTSLYGGVPQLQTLTEKELITPAAETQLIKAQEFTSISDLKALKDTLISEWVVIRDITLGTYNSNGSTTVTDNSGNSMPIYRAATYPVGVAAGEKVDLYACVSKYTTTDQLRVGASADYVVKNDTKAPVITLPAFENAELGKDYKVSVKITDNVAVAEAELAYTINETSYKAALVQNTADNTTWEATIPGSLFTKAVSSFTLFVTAKDKAGNEAASSIKTISVTDEPQVVKVTPERNGKTGEEKRPVISVTAVNIGTAPTAKLTLKAGSTIVLDTVAMNYADGSFSYTPIVDLSDKGYTATVVITRADGKAITYDWSFTVGTPKYNLYFGQLHSHTTYSDGSGTLNDALNYINKLNKSDNIDFTAFTDHSNYFDTKTEVNTEASLYNKSLMTAGSQTLWNEYKGKIAEFNAAAENRGVIALGGFEMTWSGGPGHINTWNTEGIVSRNNTTLNNKTNDAGMKAYYALLSQPEGAASVSQFNHPGTTFGTFSDFAYWDPEIDSRITLVEVGNGEGAIGSGGYFPSYNYYTMALDKGWHVAPTNNQDNHKGKWGNANDARDVIITDNFTEQGIYDALKDRKVYATEDKNLEITYTVNDEFMGSIIKEVPESLNLKVILNDADDEIQKAEVIANSGRVVYSWDVNAMSKELNVTLKPDYSYYYIRVKEKDGDIAVTAPVWVGSTKLLGISNVESSTNTPVTGEKMTVKTTLFNSEASDAVIKSLTYKLDGTVIDQLSSAGTVAKGTNTAVNYEFTPVKAKVQTLTVEAVLTVGDQDYSFTKDLSLDIRDADKLVYIGIDGSHYNEYVAGNYKDSMGNFSRLAAQSDVRCVILNTSEELISAAQNTNGKFKMIILTAPSRRNGTSLREPYAVYSDAEIAAIKGFSEAGGSLVLCGWSDLYENYKAFPAEDHMAAQQNKLLAAIGATLRISDDGAYDDVLNAGGSEANKARLYLSTYNWENPLTKGIVYDKEHPNDNLYSQLFSQYGGATIYAVDEEGIPTSVLPSNISPVVYGHSTTYSKNCDNDSLGGNIPKYEYAKEDNRLMVLATEMVTHSNGSQSMVIVDGAAFMSNFEIQATVSDTNAELNYSNYTILENLIQFVNPIQIDPIAEVQKEAEEGVKFTVEGIVTSNASGFDKATAFFDCIYLQDGTAGINAFPVSGDYKVGQKVRITGTTSSYNGERQLNVSSISLLDSNVQTLEPKAVTAEQVNNQTYLGSLVKLTGKITKVELANGAVQTILVRDNAGNTARIFIDGYITTEKEINNLEVGNRITAVGLSSYDNTFDGLPARIRIRDRADIVCTRESVITPTPDPATPTPDPVTPTPAVPTPINPSPEKETKIVLGNPVTKITGGKAAIKLETSEKALQEAAKSGSGNIKLSLGTEVFKDIPADGKVSKGIAIELSIPVVKDVAVNTIALSPEALLFVRESGQALTIKVANSDAKSYTVHIPASELKKVTAASKELNLSVRVVKSTKAAAKSAGILSIGTEGNLAAGMIVTVAVEDIISVKAGNKVYIYYKNSQTGLLEEIPNNPKTIANNGTLKLSSLSGGDYIICTEPVKDAVKLVDRVTITVKTSVTKGNKLNIKVTLPKELSKVTAFVYGDPLGQEEAKITYKVSNKDIAAVSGNGVITARKKGTVKVTVTVTLENGQKKSFTKNITVK